In one window of Bacteroidales bacterium DNA:
- a CDS encoding SOS response-associated peptidase: MCFSISFIETSPQKYAEQYSILLNKKINTNQICSFNLYYFVSGFQFPVLPIVTYHSIVMSSWGLIPSWAKNANDIRSKTLNAMGETIFEKPSFRDAIKKQRCVLGVRGFYEWRFYNGKKYPYFIEHIEHKYLHLGCIYNESIDYQTGEKKHSFSIITTPANRLMEKIHNQKKRMPLILPEQHLYSWLDENTSKQHIENLIKPINEGILHAYTVAPVVSSIKENRNIPTVLEPYYYEELKNKQ; encoded by the coding sequence ATGTGTTTTAGTATTTCTTTTATTGAAACAAGTCCACAAAAATATGCTGAGCAATATAGCATATTATTGAACAAAAAAATCAATACCAACCAAATATGTTCATTCAATCTTTATTACTTTGTTAGCGGATTTCAATTTCCCGTTTTGCCAATTGTAACTTACCATAGCATTGTGATGTCATCGTGGGGACTTATACCTTCTTGGGCAAAAAATGCGAATGACATTCGTAGCAAAACACTTAATGCTATGGGCGAAACTATTTTTGAAAAACCATCGTTCAGAGATGCTATTAAAAAACAACGTTGTGTATTAGGGGTGCGAGGATTTTATGAGTGGCGTTTCTATAATGGAAAAAAATACCCTTATTTTATTGAACATATTGAACATAAATATTTGCATTTAGGTTGTATTTACAATGAATCGATTGATTATCAAACTGGAGAAAAAAAACATAGCTTTAGTATTATAACAACACCAGCTAATCGTTTGATGGAAAAAATTCATAACCAAAAAAAACGCATGCCATTAATTCTGCCCGAACAACATCTTTATTCGTGGCTCGATGAGAATACATCTAAACAACATATCGAAAACCTCATTAAACCCATCAATGAGGGCATACTCCATGCCTATACCGTTGCACCTGTAGTAAGTTCAATTAAAGAAAACCGCAATATACCCACAGTTTTAGAACCATATTATTACGAAGAATTAAAGAATAAACAATGA
- a CDS encoding glycosyltransferase — translation MNKLFSYFYEKKKLNIFLIIGLFLFTAYLCFIGWNVYYLYQCFYLKPFKHFSAKKVSVLVAIRNEEENIQPFIFQILQQSYKNFELILINDHSTDKTKNIISKFKDNRIKCYELPNELAGKKNAIKYGLSMCSAEWVVFTDADVELKNDWLVSYLNFFDSDAMIIAPVQIKINSNRFFYVFQQLDFAAMQFITMASTIAQKAFICNGANMAMPKIRALYYTQKMNMAIPSGDDVFMLHEHIKQQGKVYLNLNPSSVVNIKPSNNLNEFLRQRLRWASKAKYFKNNMAVFTSWLIFLIHFYLFVGIIFSIFHTPMLLFIFLFFIIKMLIDLPLFLIGQKFIHLHRRWYLYYPFVSLIYFVYISTIAAIAAFRPVIWKNRKWNKT, via the coding sequence TTGAATAAACTTTTTTCGTATTTTTACGAAAAAAAAAAGCTGAACATATTTTTAATTATAGGATTATTTTTATTTACTGCTTACCTCTGTTTTATTGGGTGGAATGTATATTATTTATACCAATGTTTTTATTTAAAACCCTTTAAGCATTTTAGTGCAAAAAAAGTTTCTGTATTAGTTGCCATACGAAACGAAGAGGAAAATATTCAACCATTTATTTTTCAAATACTCCAACAATCATATAAAAACTTTGAACTTATTTTAATAAACGACCATTCGACCGATAAAACAAAAAATATTATATCAAAATTCAAAGATAATAGAATTAAATGTTATGAGCTACCAAATGAACTTGCTGGTAAAAAAAACGCTATTAAATATGGATTGTCGATGTGTAGTGCTGAGTGGGTTGTTTTTACCGATGCCGATGTAGAATTAAAAAACGATTGGTTAGTATCGTACTTAAATTTTTTTGATAGCGATGCTATGATAATTGCACCGGTACAAATAAAAATAAACTCCAATCGATTTTTTTATGTTTTTCAACAACTCGATTTTGCAGCCATGCAATTTATTACCATGGCTTCTACTATTGCTCAAAAAGCTTTTATTTGCAATGGCGCTAATATGGCTATGCCTAAAATAAGAGCATTATACTATACACAAAAAATGAATATGGCTATCCCTTCGGGCGACGATGTTTTTATGCTTCACGAACATATAAAACAACAAGGTAAAGTCTATTTAAATTTAAATCCATCGTCGGTAGTAAACATAAAACCATCAAATAATTTAAATGAATTTTTGAGGCAACGTTTACGTTGGGCATCGAAAGCCAAATATTTTAAAAACAATATGGCAGTCTTTACAAGTTGGCTTATCTTTTTAATTCATTTTTATTTGTTTGTCGGTATTATTTTTTCTATATTTCATACACCCATGTTACTTTTTATATTTTTGTTTTTCATAATTAAAATGTTAATCGATTTACCTCTATTTCTCATAGGGCAAAAGTTTATTCACTTACATCGACGTTGGTATTTATATTATCCATTTGTTTCTTTAATTTACTTTGTTTATATTAGCACAATAGCTGCAATAGCGGCTTTTAGACCTGTTATTTGGAAAAATAGAAAATGGAATAAAACATGA
- the frr gene encoding ribosome recycling factor, whose translation MTEEVQFCLDSAKEQMEKVIKHLESELLKIRAGKASPIMLDGIYVDYYGAKTPLNQVANVAAPDPRSIIVQPWDKSMLEPIEKAIQASNLGFNPQNNGEILRIIVPPLSEERRKQLVKQVKNEGETAKISIRNARRDANEELKQLKKDGVAEDEIKEAEEKIQKATDQFIAKVDDILALKEKEILTI comes from the coding sequence ATGACAGAAGAAGTTCAGTTTTGCCTCGATTCCGCAAAAGAACAAATGGAAAAGGTAATTAAGCATCTTGAATCGGAGTTGCTTAAGATACGTGCTGGAAAAGCTTCGCCTATTATGTTAGATGGTATTTATGTCGATTATTATGGTGCAAAAACACCTTTAAATCAAGTAGCCAATGTTGCAGCTCCCGATCCTCGTTCTATTATTGTTCAGCCTTGGGATAAAAGCATGCTTGAACCAATCGAAAAAGCTATTCAGGCATCGAATTTAGGATTTAATCCACAAAATAATGGCGAAATTTTACGTATTATTGTTCCTCCATTAAGCGAAGAACGTCGTAAACAACTGGTAAAACAAGTAAAAAACGAAGGCGAAACAGCAAAAATTAGTATTCGTAACGCTCGCCGCGATGCTAACGAAGAATTAAAGCAACTTAAAAAAGATGGAGTTGCCGAAGATGAAATTAAAGAAGCCGAAGAAAAAATACAAAAAGCTACCGACCAATTTATTGCTAAGGTTGACGATATTTTAGCACTTAAAGAAAAAGAAATACTTACTATCTAA